Proteins encoded by one window of Gordonia jinghuaiqii:
- the phnG gene encoding phosphonate C-P lyase system protein PhnG: MTATTEGTAAGPTLTPRQKWMHTLASAPAAAVDAAWQRWEPKPAVQHIRGPQSGLVMLRARIDSAGDRFNLGEATVTRATVRLHDGPLTADAVGSAYILGTNREHALAAACFDALLCDDAQRPRVLAEVIDPMRTAATRLDTARRAEARSTLVDFFNVSREHE; this comes from the coding sequence ATGACTGCGACGACAGAAGGCACCGCGGCGGGCCCCACCCTCACCCCGCGACAGAAGTGGATGCACACCCTCGCGTCCGCGCCCGCGGCGGCGGTGGACGCCGCATGGCAACGTTGGGAACCCAAACCCGCTGTGCAGCATATACGCGGCCCCCAATCCGGGCTGGTGATGCTGCGCGCCCGGATCGATTCTGCCGGCGACCGCTTCAATCTCGGTGAGGCCACCGTGACCCGCGCGACGGTGCGCCTCCACGACGGACCGCTGACCGCCGACGCCGTCGGCTCCGCCTACATCCTGGGTACGAATCGCGAACACGCCCTTGCCGCCGCATGTTTCGACGCCCTCCTCTGCGACGACGCGCAGCGTCCACGCGTCCTCGCCGAGGTCATCGACCCGATGAGGACGGCAGCGACGCGCCTCGACACAGCGCGTCGGGCCGAGGCCCGCAGCACGCTGGTGGACTTCTTCAACGTCTCCAGGGAGCACGAATGA
- the phnH gene encoding phosphonate C-P lyase system protein PhnH, protein MTTTRPTTPYETAAPAPGFDDPTREAQSAFRAVLDALSHPGRRFPITGASAAPQPLGPELGALALTLLDDDCTAWLAPELSATPAVVTWLTFHTGVRVIDSPAEAQFLLSTDAESLPRLDSLAVGTDEAPHLSATVLLALPAGGSSTRFVGRGPGIETSQIIEVPSALSDFATLWNHNTTLFPRGIDIVFAAGDTVAGLPRTTRLDPQEV, encoded by the coding sequence ATGACCACCACCAGACCGACCACACCGTACGAGACCGCCGCGCCCGCACCCGGTTTCGACGATCCGACACGCGAGGCGCAGTCGGCGTTCCGAGCCGTCCTCGATGCCCTCTCCCATCCCGGCAGGAGGTTCCCCATCACCGGTGCTTCCGCGGCCCCGCAACCCCTGGGGCCCGAGCTTGGGGCACTCGCACTGACCCTCCTCGACGACGACTGCACGGCCTGGCTCGCACCCGAACTGTCCGCGACACCCGCGGTCGTCACCTGGCTGACGTTTCACACCGGTGTCCGGGTGATCGACAGCCCCGCCGAGGCCCAGTTCCTCCTGTCCACCGACGCGGAGTCCCTACCCCGGCTCGACAGCCTGGCAGTCGGGACCGACGAGGCGCCGCACCTGTCGGCGACCGTGCTCCTCGCACTCCCCGCCGGGGGATCCTCGACCCGTTTCGTCGGACGCGGACCCGGGATCGAGACCAGCCAGATCATCGAGGTGCCCAGTGCCCTCAGCGACTTCGCCACGCTCTGGAATCACAACACCACGCTTTTCCCGCGCGGCATCGACATCGTGTTCGCCGCCGGCGACACCGTGGCCGGGCTCCCCCGTACCACCCGACTCGACCCACAGGAGGTCTGA